From one Astatotilapia calliptera chromosome 10, fAstCal1.2, whole genome shotgun sequence genomic stretch:
- the LOC113030814 gene encoding uncharacterized protein LOC113030814, with translation MENETLRKKLSEAHNRLQEDNLKTRQHRQQHSQVLHQLLDDKAHHIKRDEVADVNENFEKLLSKYDIREDEDLQIQLEDRMKALQNTLTLQYFNEYPHFFRTLLLSALDQTTGYVLLSLTERFNILEAVLKVTLEGDPDFEDLLQNGQDKKTEFLLSLQEQLHADNPTLAQQVLANVLDLSSKLPLSGREIVSQIVFNNLWAPKDIKRFLGKTLSMDQETVTKILHKARTYGLSCDDALSALNEDDPAEYIQHCVDKAERDKDACTLLAEMENKNFPECVPSLLREVLTYIEEELPKYGSVAINREMIEDCKKIITALDFNNPKIDALKKVLIIVSRAVKDCTAFTTQSGEHVQGYFPRPSQLASLLLLLLPQSGDKKGCLLEISTGEGKTCILAMFATIQATRGIKVDIVTSSPLLASRDQDKWRKLYDVFGITSSTVPPTQIDSCSFKDHDKLLEDAYSQQVIYGTVGTFAADTLRQEFEKKTTRGPRRFECVVVDEVDYMTLDSGVQVTFLSHQAGSLRHMEQVLASIWAMMSSCKPIEMFETGEIRWGTRIQHFHKAVMQAVVGPESEDVSAADILILGAQLGFYPQEDVDELNKADGQTQTETDGFKDARWKATEKIMANIGPEKQCELLRQVQKKIENGVSVNCYSLMNNKAKLYRKDSSHGDLHVSLLLLENGCTCEIMSEESLIQGAVDKLKSKIKYSDECSVKSLDECKGFIVIPSFLKTYIENQLPVFAENALKAIRMTQGREYMIEKAPEADAGGFSDADSHQYDAIIPVDFEASGVLEKNKRWGDGLQQFLEMKHQLAISQLSNVTNYMSNVHFFKRYLNGKGIFGVSGTLGGQAEKVFLERHYQTASYVIPAHRCKKLVELPAVQVSGGNMQWIQMICETAQSAADRGQVVLIICEDVKTADELKTNMHVPERQANEITMYTISEKHNIEKQNFSRGNIIIATNLGGRGTDIHVQQDVNESGGLFVLLTYFPRSHRVERQVFGRTARKGNPGMVQMVLNQGHLAPAYQGHSIETMRQLREEYELRHLDSMEKHELCEIDMKETLFSSFCQFLCNFDKNYTVEERSDLSKMKLKDVPEYFKIHQNKFDYQTALDALKESWALWLILHEKDISRHDDISQLREDLTKHLKKTGDFLLQGTSYNFYDYIKQAASRTDLHCMNKTKCDFGAKTYWQRAAECDHFYSAVALYNQAYITLNLRKGDYIAEAKELLEEAQSAVDVYLSESTNTMMFCNLSVTSGFVPHHTNSNLQIQMQARMTIFKSWKRYIESALTTLTQLNGIKADAEVEDSSVYHLSKDKDLITTNELMMLYENGLSTVFEVKKKPEFCYDALVCFVLGALQVAAGVLVCALSCGGASQFGLGLICEGVSDMIQGIKGMIQGGFDWAEWAISKAISIGLSLISGGFSRLKKAASAVRSGTKGLIAGAKTSAYTVKQCFLKAGKYAVQELGKQGCISALSYTAEKAFNTFFQNVLRKVFEEKVLSLIKANRNLDEVLTSFICSGIPKNILENGSSEFRIHKECEEEMLQSVDLITREVIPDLMMNCTMVLKALDGLSAVCGAVTQHIKSKKGSNLIENILMGLEAAKYATAFVQIWNSVPTEKVINNTFVPKLLQRMEKLPQESNDQDERHSLSDVKRFKDKLINMIAESVSNSYVEACSRHMTSIMSKMCISQINHAVGGAVSNILGRADTQSFFNSQEYKYNMKKVLQRPHESLSESDKKDLECYIEDISDVNRPATALDIHVLTQSDALEGKGIKLVMVDKDGKKLSEDYFPGKEDSAGDIVLQLKKESENPTQGRGFFSKIIKRIRGEQSPCTGHFEILRPDGTAIPVNSEDQNCLYHAVAQATCKNPGDVGKEARILREQVRNNLQQNLPKYAGALKLQKGYEETCNSPERYYICGGNQKARKKAVDDFNSILGDMSKEGLSPEELRDIEEQHLGLVGAHADVYRIRRQTSKQRECGENRLAVEADHVPPRCVFQNALKRLQDPENVKLREDLKNKSPNVFALLDKNGDRGLCREVLKPHHEAGLTWRNRKESRIISEKLEEILISGDGEKLVKMSLLAANPVTSNSLREDAGIPSLNISNMSRDATQLYHNVGDKLLVEGYYKKGVLNEEEKNSIMDWLKGGNLYSKNTSEYQEMCRELRAKIQKHNNNSGK, from the exons GTCGCTGATGTTAATGAGAACTTTGAAAAACTTCTATCAAAGTATGACATCAGAGAGGATGAAGATTTACAGATCCAGCtggaagacaggatgaaggCTCTCCAAAATACGCTGACATTACAATATTTTAATGAGTACCCCCACTTCTTCCGCACTTTATTATTGTCGGCTTTGGATCAGACTACTGGATATGTGCTGCTGTCTCTGACTGAGAGGTTCAACATCCTGGAGGCAGTGCTGAAGGTGACCTTAGAGGGTGACCCTGATTTTGAAGATCTCCTCCAAAATGGACAAGACAAGAAGACAGAGTTCCTCCTCAGTTTGCAGGAACAGCTACATGCTGACAACCCAACACTGGCCCAACAGGTGTTAGCAAATGTTCTGGATCTGTCCTCAAAGCTACCCCTATCAGGTAGGGAGATCGTCAGTCAAATAGTCTTCAACAACCTCTGGGCACCAAAAGACATCAAGCGTTTCCTTGGAAAGACATTAAGCATGGATCAGGAAACAGTCACAAAAATCCTCCACAAAGCGCGCACGTACGGGCTGAGCTGTGACGACGCTCTCTCTGCCCTGAATGAAGACGATCCTGCAGAGTACATCCAACATTGTGTGGACAAAGCTGAGCGAGACAAAGATGCTTGCACACTTTTGGctgaaatggaaaacaaaaactttccAGAGTGTGTCCCGTCACTCCTGCGAGAAGTCCTGACATATATTGAAGAAGAGCTACCCAAATATGGAAGTGTGGCCATTAACAGGGAGATGATTGAAGACTGTAAAAAGATAATAACTGCTCTCGATTTTAACAATCCTAAGATTGATGCTCTGAAGAAAGTCCTGATCATCGTATCCAGAGCTGTAAAGGATTGCACCGCCTTTACCACTCAAAGCGGTGAACATGTTCAGGGCTACTTCCCAAGACCCAGTCAGCTAgcatcactgctgctgcttctgctgccaCAGTCTGGGGATAAGAAAGGTTGTCTGTTGGAAATCAGCACTGGAGAGGGCAAAACTTGTATTTTAGCCATGTTTGCTACAATACAGGCCACCCGAGGCATAAAGGTGGACATTGTGACAAGCTCTCCTTTGTTAGCAAGTCGTGATCAGGATAAGTGGAGAAAATTATATGATGTGTTTGGTATTACATCATCCACGGTCCCTCCGACACAAATCGATAGCTGCTCTTTTAAAGATCATGACAAGCTGCTTGAGGATGCATACAGCCAGCAGGTCATTTATGGCACTGTTGGTACATTTGCAGCAGATACACTGAGGCAAGAGTTTGAGAAGAAGACTACCCGAGGTCCGAGGAGGTTTGAGTGTGTGGTAGTAGATGAGGTGGACTACATGACGTTGGACAGCGGTGTCCAGGTCACGTTCCTGTCACACCAAGCCGGCAGCCTAAGGCACATGGAGCAAGTCCTGGCAAGCATCTGGGCCATGATGTCATCCTGCAAGCCAATAGAAATGTTTGAAACTGGGGAGATCAGGTGGGGAACCAGGATCCAGCACTTCCACAAGGCTGTAATGCAAGCAGTGGTTGGCCCAGAATCAGAAGATGTTTCAGCTGCTGACATACTTATTCTTGGTGCCCAGCTGGGGTTTTATCCACAGGAGGATGTGgatgaattaaataaagcagatggtcagacacaaacagagactgaCGGCTTTAAGGATGCCAGGTGGAAAGCTACTGAGAAAATCATGGCCAACATTGGACCAGAAAAACAGTGTGAGCTACTGAGACAAgttcagaaaaaaatagaaaacggTGTATCTGTAAATTGTTACTCACTAATGAACAACAAAGCCAAACTTTACAGAAAGGACAGCTCTCATGGAGACCTTCATGTCAGCCTACTTCTCCTGGAGAATGGCTGTACCTGTGAAATCATGTCCGAGGAATCCCTCATCCAAGGAGCTGTGGacaaattaaaatcaaaaattaaatattctgATGAGTGTTCAGTGAAGTCATTGGATGAGTGTAAGGGATTTATTGTGATCCCCTCTTTTTTGAAAACATACATTGAGAATCAGTTACCAGTTTTTGCCGAGAACGCCTTAAAAGCCATCAGAATGACTCAGGGAAGAGAGTACATGATTGAGAAAGCACCGGAAGCTGACGCAGGTGGTTTCAGTGATGCTGATAGTCATCAGTATGATGCCATAATTCCTGTGGACTTTGAGGCCAGTGGGGTGTTGGAGAAAAACAAGCGATGGGGTGACGGCCTACAACAGTTTCTGGAGATGAAGCACCAGCTGGCCATTTCACAGCTGTCCAATGTAACAAATTACATGTCCAATGTCCATTTCTTTAAACGGTACCTCAATGGAAAAGGCATTTTTGGTGTTTCTGGGACATTAGGGGGGCAAGCTGAGAAAGTATTTCTAGAACGGCATTACCAAACAGCAAGCTATGTCATTCCAGCTCACCGCTGTAAAAAGCTTGTTGAGTTGCCAGCAGTTCAGGTGAGTGGAGGCAACATGCAGTGGATCCAGATGATCTGTGAAACTGCACAGAGCGCTGCAGACAGAGGCCAAGTTGTTCTTATCATTTGTGAAGATGTTaaaactgcagatgagctgaagACAAACATGCATGTTCCAGAAAGGCAAGCCAATGAGATCACCATGTACACAATCAGCGAGAAGCACAACATCGAGAAGCAGAACTTTAGCCGGGGAAACATTATCATTGCTACAAACCTCGGCGGCCGAGGGACAGACATACACGTTCAGCAGGACGTAAACGAGAGTGGAGGCCTCTTTGTGCTCCTCACATACTTTCCTAGAAGTCACCGTGTGGAGCGACAGGTCTTTGGACGCACCGCCCGAAAAGGAAACCCAGGGATGGTCCAGATGGTTCTCAACCAGGGCCATCTTGCACCAGCCTACCAAGGCCATTCCATCGAAACCATGAGACAGCTCAGAGAGGAGTATGAGCTCAGACATTTAGACAGCATGGAGAAACATGAACTCTGTGAAATTGACATGAAGGAAACTCTGTTCTCCAGTTTCTGTCAGTTTCTCTGTAACTTTGACAAGAATTACACGGTAGAAGAAAGGAGTGACCTGTCCAAGATGAAGCTGAAGGATGttcctgaatattttaagaTCCATCAGAACAAGTTCGACTATCAGACTGCACTTGATGCTTTGAAAGAATCGTGGGCTTTGTGGCTCATCCTTCATGAAAAGGACATCAGCAGACATGACGATATCAGCCAGCTGAGAGAAGACCTCACCAAACACTTGAAGAAGACTGGTGACTTCCTCCTGCAGGGGACGAGCTATAATTTCTATGATTACATCAAACAGGCAGCAAGCAGAACTGACCTGCACTGCATGAACAAAACCAAATGTGACTTTGGAGCAAAGACTTACTGGCAGAGAGCTGCAGAGTGCGATCATTTCTACAGTGCTGTGGCACTTTATAATCAAGCTTACATCACACTCAACCTCAGAAAAGGAGACTACATTGCTGAGGCAAAGGAATTATTGGAGGAAGCACAGTCTGCAGTGGATGTCTATCTCTCAGAATCAACAAATACGATGATGTTTTGTAATCTTTCAGTGACGAGTGGCTTTGTTCCACACCACACAAACAGCAACCTCCAGATCCAAATGCAAGCCAGGATGACTATCTTCAAATCTTGGAAAAGATACATCGAAAGTGCCCTGACAACTCTGACACAGCTCAATGGCATCAAAGCTGATGCAGAAGTAGAGGATTCCAGTGTGTACCATCTTTCCAAAGATAAAGATTTAATCACCACCAATGAGCTGATGATGCTCTATGAGAATGGCCTTAGCACAGTCTTTGAGGTTAAAAAGAAGCCCGAGTTCTGCTATGATgcccttgtttgttttgttcttggtGCCCTTCAAGTTGCAGCAGGTGTTCTTGTTTGTGCTCTGTCATGTGGTGGTGCCAGCCAGTTTGGACTTGGACTGATCTGTGAGGGAGTATCTGACATGATTCAAGGGATCAAAGGAATGATACAAGGAGGCTTTGACTGGGCTGAATGGGCAATCTCCAAGGCCATCAGCATCGGGCTGTCTCTGATCTCTGGTGGATTCAGCCGACTAAAGAAAGCTGCAAGTGCAGTGCGTAGTGGCACAAAAGGTCTGATCGCAGGAGCAAAGACTAGTGCCTACACAGTAAAACAGTGTTTTCTGAAGGCAGGGAAGTATGCAGTTCAGGAACTGGGGAAGCAAGGATGCATCAGTGCTCTGAGTTATACTGCTGAGAAGGCATTTAATACTTTTTTCCAAAACGTTCTGAGGAAAGTCTTTGAGGAAAAGGTGCTTTCACTCATAAAAGCCAACCGTAACCTGGATGAAGTTCTCACAAGCTTCATTTGCTCAGGAATACCAAAGAATATCCTGGAGAATGGGTCCAGTGAATTCAGAATTCACAAAGAGTGTGAGGAAGAAATGCTTCAGTCAGTGGATCTGATAACAAGAGAAGTGATTCCTGACCTGATGATGAATTGTACCATGGTTCTTAAGGCTCTTGATGGACTTTCAGCAGTCTGTGGTGCTGTAACACAACACATTAAGAGCAAAAAAGGGTCCAATCTAATAGAAAATATTCTAATGGGTTTGGAAGCAGCTAAATATGCCACAGCCTTTGTACAAATATGGAATTCGGTACCAACAGAGAAAGTCATTAACAACACCTTTGTTCCTAAGCTCTTGCAAAGAATGGAAAAACTACCTCAGGAAAGCAATGACCAGGATGAAAGGCACAGTTTATCAGATGTAAAACGCTTTAAAGATAAACTCATCAACATGATTGCAGAAAGTGTTTCAAACTCTTATGTTGAGGCCTGTTCCAGGCATATGACCTCCATCATGAGCAAAATGTGCATAAGTCAAATAAACCATGCTGTTGGTGGTGCTGTTAGCAACATACTTGGCAGggctgacacccaaagtttctTTAACAGCCAGGAGTATAAGTACAACATGAAAAAGGTCCTCCAGCGTCCACATGAGTCCCTGTCAGAGTCTGACAAGAAAGACTTGGAGTGCTACATTGAGGACATTTCTGATGTTAACCGCCCTGCTACGGCTTTGGACATCCATGTCCTCACCCAGAGTGATGCTCTGGAAGGCAAAGGAATCAAACTGGTTATGGTGGACAAAGATGGAAAGAAGCTTTCAGAAGACTATTTTCCTGGGAAGGAGGACTCAGCAGGCGATATAGTCCTCCAACTGAAGAAGGAGTCAGAAAATCCAACACA GGGGAGGGGGTTCTTCTCAAAGATAATTAAACGGATTCGTGGTGAACAGAGCCCGTGCACTGGTCATTTTGAAATCCTGAGACCAGATGGAACCGCGATCCCAGTAAATTCAGAAGATCAGAACTGCCTCTACCACGCTGTTGCCCAGGCCACCTGTAAAAATCCAGGTGACGTAGGAAAAGAGGCACGGATCCTTCGGGAGCAGGTCAGAAACAAT CTTCAGCAAAACCTACCCAAATACGCAGGAGCTCTGAAGCTGCAGAAAGGATATGAAGAAACCTGTAATTCTCCTGAAAGATATTACATATGTGGAGGAAATCAAAAGGCACGAAAAAAAGCCGTAGACGATTTCAACAGCATCTTGGGCGACATGAGCAAGGAAGGTTTGAGTCCAGAGGAATTACGAGATATCGAAGAACAACATCTGGGTTTGGTTGGAGCGCACGCTGA TGTGTACAGAATCCGGAGGCAAACCTCAAAACAAAGAGAATGTGGTGAAAACAGGTTGGCGGTGGAAGCCGACCACGTCCCACCTAGATGTGTCTTTCAGAATGCCCTTAAAAGGTTGCAGGACCCTGAGAACGTAAAGTTAAGAGAggacctgaaaaacaaaagcccCAACGTCTTTGCCCTGTTGGATAAAAACGGAGACCGCGGGCTGTGCAGAGAGGTTCTGAAGCCGCACCACGAGGCAGGCCTGACCTGGCGCAACAGAAAAGAGTCTCGTATAATCAG CGAGAAGCTTGAGGAGATTCTTATTTCTGGAGACGGGGAAAAACTGGTGAAGATGTCGCTGCTGGCAGCCAATCCAGTCACATCCAATTCTCTCAGAGAGGATGCAG GAATCCCCTCGCTGAACATCTCAAATATGTCCAGAGACGCAACGCAGCTCTACCACAATGTTGGAGACAAGCTGCTGGTGGAAGGTTACTACAAGAAAGGAGTCCTGAATGAGGAGGAGAAGAACAGCATCATGGACTGGCTGAAGGGCGGAAACCTGTACTCGAAGAACACGTCAGAGTACCAAGAGATGTGCCGCGAGCTGAGAGCCAAGATacagaaacacaacaacaacagtggaAAATAA